Proteins encoded together in one Flavobacterium keumense window:
- a CDS encoding geranylgeranylglycerol-phosphate geranylgeranyltransferase → MLSRANKLVIKKIISLFSVVRGYNIPVIILAQYLSAIFILAPEKRALNVLLDFNLFILVFASALTIASGYIINNFYDSQKDLINRPNKSMLDRFVSQKTKLSVYFSLNFIVALMALFVSWRALLFFSVYIFLIWFYSHKIKKQPLIGNLMSAFLAVLPFFAILLYYYNQIPFEEIENYSNQLAVIFAHASFLFLLLLIREMIKDLENLKGDLANNYKTIPIVYGERVSKNIISGLTFCTVIPVYILIEIYDVGYMDTYFYSCLIVLIFFLLSLQKASSKEAFLRLHNLLKFLIVAGVFCIILINPSVLWHGKRLLLP, encoded by the coding sequence ATGTTAAGCAGAGCGAACAAATTGGTGATTAAAAAAATTATCAGCTTGTTCTCTGTAGTGAGAGGATATAATATTCCCGTTATCATCTTGGCACAGTATCTATCAGCCATTTTCATATTGGCTCCCGAAAAAAGAGCCTTGAATGTATTGCTCGATTTTAATTTGTTTATTTTGGTTTTTGCTTCAGCATTGACCATTGCATCGGGTTACATCATTAATAATTTTTACGATAGCCAAAAAGATTTAATTAATCGTCCCAACAAATCGATGTTGGATCGATTTGTAAGTCAAAAGACAAAGTTAAGCGTCTATTTTTCACTCAATTTCATTGTGGCTTTAATGGCATTATTTGTTTCTTGGCGTGCCTTGCTGTTCTTTTCGGTATATATTTTCCTAATTTGGTTCTATTCTCATAAAATCAAAAAACAACCGCTAATTGGTAATTTAATGTCGGCTTTTTTAGCGGTTTTGCCTTTTTTTGCGATCCTTTTGTATTATTATAACCAAATCCCATTTGAAGAAATTGAAAACTACAGCAATCAACTGGCAGTCATTTTTGCACACGCCAGCTTTTTGTTTTTGTTATTGCTCATACGAGAAATGATTAAAGATTTAGAAAACTTAAAAGGCGATTTGGCCAACAATTACAAAACGATTCCAATTGTTTATGGAGAACGTGTTTCCAAAAATATAATTTCTGGATTGACCTTTTGCACTGTGATTCCTGTCTATATTTTAATTGAAATTTATGATGTGGGTTATATGGACACGTACTTTTACAGCTGCCTAATTGTATTGATTTTCTTTTTATTATCCTTACAAAAAGCAAGCAGTAAAGAAGCATTTCTCCGATTGCACAACCTACTTAAATTTTTAATTGTTGCTGGAGTATTTTGCATCATTCTAATCAATCCGTCCGTTTTGTGGCACGGAAAACGACTACTACTCCCCTAG
- a CDS encoding mevalonate kinase family protein, with the protein MKGPLFYSKILLFGEYGIIQDSKGLSIPYNFYNGALKTDNNPSEEAISSNGHLKRFVTHLKTLAVEQPNLVQFDLATLENDVNNGMYFDSSIPQGYGVGSSGALVAAIYDKYAQNKITVLENLTREKLLELKTIFSQMESFFHGKSSGLDPLNSYLSIPILINSKDNIEATGIPTQSFDGKGAVFLIDSGIVGETAPMVNIFMENLKDQGFRNMLKTQFVKYTDSCVENFLGGDMKSLFANTKKLSKVVLNHFKPMIPEQFHGIWQKGIDTNDYYLKLCGSGGGGYILGFTEDLERAKASLKDYKLEVVYQF; encoded by the coding sequence ATGAAAGGACCTTTATTTTACTCAAAAATATTACTCTTTGGTGAATACGGAATTATCCAAGACTCCAAAGGACTTTCTATCCCTTATAATTTTTATAACGGTGCCTTAAAAACGGATAACAATCCTTCCGAAGAAGCTATTTCTTCTAACGGGCATTTGAAACGTTTTGTAACTCATTTAAAAACATTAGCTGTTGAACAACCTAATCTGGTTCAGTTCGATTTAGCTACTTTAGAGAATGACGTGAACAATGGTATGTACTTTGACTCAAGCATCCCACAGGGTTATGGCGTGGGAAGTAGTGGTGCTTTAGTAGCTGCGATTTACGACAAATATGCCCAAAATAAAATCACCGTTTTAGAAAACTTGACGCGTGAGAAATTATTGGAACTGAAAACTATTTTCTCTCAAATGGAAAGTTTCTTTCACGGAAAAAGTTCGGGTTTAGATCCTCTAAACAGTTATTTAAGTATTCCTATTCTAATCAACTCAAAAGACAATATTGAAGCCACAGGGATTCCAACGCAAAGCTTTGATGGCAAAGGAGCCGTTTTCTTAATCGACTCTGGAATTGTTGGAGAAACAGCCCCAATGGTCAATATTTTCATGGAAAACCTGAAAGATCAAGGTTTCCGTAACATGCTGAAAACACAATTTGTAAAATACACCGATTCTTGTGTAGAAAATTTCTTAGGTGGCGATATGAAATCATTGTTTGCCAATACTAAAAAATTATCAAAAGTAGTTTTGAATCACTTCAAGCCTATGATTCCGGAACAATTCCACGGAATTTGGCAAAAAGGAATTGACACCAACGATTACTATTTGAAATTATGTGGCTCTGGTGGAGGCGGTTATATTTTAGGTTTCACCGAAGATTTAGAACGCGCCAAAGCCTCTTTGAAAGACTACAAATTAGAAGTGGTGTACCAATTCTAG
- a CDS encoding type II toxin-antitoxin system RelE/ParE family toxin has translation MKREIIFSKNAEKSLLSLLEFLELKWSVNVRNQFISKLDESIYLIRKEPSLFPKSQYNKNQYKCVLSKQTTIYYKYNAKAVWILALFDTRQNPKKIKTIK, from the coding sequence ATGAAAAGAGAGATTATCTTTTCGAAAAATGCTGAAAAATCATTACTTAGTTTATTAGAGTTTTTAGAATTAAAATGGTCTGTAAACGTTAGAAATCAATTTATTTCAAAACTTGATGAGTCAATTTACTTAATTAGAAAAGAACCTTCTCTATTTCCAAAATCACAATATAACAAAAATCAATATAAATGCGTGTTATCAAAACAAACCACGATTTATTATAAATACAACGCTAAAGCAGTTTGGATTTTGGCCTTATTTGATACAAGACAAAACCCAAAAAAAATCAAAACAATAAAGTAG
- a CDS encoding diphosphomevalonate/mevalonate 3,5-bisphosphate decarboxylase family protein yields the protein MVTANDFIPSPYTNSIEEGVFQWSAPSNIALVKYWGKKENQIPANPSVSFTLNNCKTITQLAFAKKQNTVQSNFSFDLLFEGKPKEDFKPKIQKFLERIEPYLPFLKDYHFTIDTRNTFPHSSGIASSASGMAALAMNLMSLEKELNPAMTEDYFYQKASFLARLGSGSACRSVKGQVVVWGKQANIPGSSDFFGVEFPHTIHDNFKNYQDTILLVDKGEKQVSSTLGHDLMHNHPFAERRFAQAHENLDHLISIFESGNLEQFIAIVESEALTLHAMMMTSMPYFILMKPNTLEIINRIWSFRNETKIPVCFTLDAGANVHVLYPNQVKEKVLQFIQDELVGYCQNGQYICDEIGIGSQLIV from the coding sequence ATGGTAACAGCAAACGATTTTATTCCAAGCCCCTATACAAATTCTATTGAAGAAGGTGTTTTTCAATGGAGTGCGCCAAGTAATATTGCATTGGTAAAATATTGGGGCAAAAAAGAAAATCAAATTCCCGCCAATCCTTCAGTGAGTTTTACCTTAAATAATTGCAAAACAATTACGCAATTGGCTTTCGCCAAAAAACAAAATACAGTCCAATCGAATTTTTCTTTTGATTTGCTTTTTGAAGGGAAACCAAAGGAAGATTTTAAACCAAAAATTCAGAAATTTTTGGAGCGAATTGAACCCTATTTACCTTTTTTAAAAGACTATCATTTTACGATTGACACTCGAAATACATTTCCGCACAGTTCTGGAATTGCTTCTTCTGCATCGGGCATGGCAGCTTTAGCGATGAACTTGATGAGTTTAGAAAAGGAATTGAATCCTGCAATGACTGAAGATTATTTTTACCAAAAAGCCTCTTTCTTGGCACGTTTAGGATCCGGTAGTGCTTGCAGAAGTGTAAAAGGACAAGTTGTTGTTTGGGGGAAACAAGCTAATATTCCTGGAAGTTCTGATTTTTTTGGAGTTGAATTCCCACACACTATTCACGATAATTTCAAAAATTACCAAGACACCATTCTTTTAGTAGACAAAGGTGAAAAACAAGTTTCGAGTACTTTAGGGCACGATTTAATGCACAATCATCCTTTTGCCGAAAGGCGATTTGCACAAGCACATGAAAATTTAGACCATCTGATTTCAATTTTTGAATCAGGGAATTTAGAACAATTCATTGCTATTGTTGAGAGTGAAGCCTTAACACTACACGCTATGATGATGACTTCGATGCCATATTTCATCTTAATGAAACCCAATACATTGGAAATTATCAATCGTATTTGGAGTTTTAGAAATGAAACTAAAATACCTGTTTGCTTCACTTTAGATGCTGGCGCCAATGTTCACGTTCTCTACCCAAATCAAGTGAAAGAAAAAGTCTTGCAATTTATTCAGGACGAATTAGTTGGCTATTGTCAAAATGGTCAGTATATTTGTGATGAAATTGGAATTGGTAGTCAATTAATTGTATAA
- a CDS encoding TspO/MBR family protein: protein MNKVTRIAIVVVICLVVGYVSGMVTRTSITTWYPTLIKPSFNPPNWIFAPVWTSLYIMMGIAAGLVWNQITTHKEAVTKALQFFTIQLVLNALWSYLFFGLHNLILATIEVVLLWLMIFETYSQFTKISKTAGYLLLPYLAWVSFASVLTASIWWLNQ from the coding sequence ATGAATAAAGTTACTCGTATTGCAATTGTTGTCGTTATTTGTTTGGTTGTGGGATATGTTTCTGGAATGGTTACGCGTACTTCAATAACGACTTGGTATCCTACTTTAATAAAGCCGAGTTTTAATCCGCCTAATTGGATTTTCGCACCTGTTTGGACTTCGTTGTATATTATGATGGGAATTGCTGCAGGCTTAGTTTGGAATCAAATAACAACCCATAAAGAAGCGGTTACTAAAGCCTTACAATTCTTTACCATCCAATTGGTTTTGAATGCACTTTGGTCGTATTTGTTCTTTGGATTGCATAACCTGATATTAGCCACCATTGAGGTTGTTTTACTTTGGCTCATGATTTTTGAAACCTATTCCCAATTTACTAAAATCAGTAAAACGGCAGGCTATTTACTATTGCCGTATTTAGCTTGGGTGAGTTTTGCTTCGGTATTAACGGCTAGTATTTGGTGGTTGAACCAGTAA
- a CDS encoding NAD(P)/FAD-dependent oxidoreductase — MNQDFDIIIVGGGAAGFFSAINIVERNPKLKVAILERGKEVLSKVRISGGGRCNVTHACFEPNELVKFYPRGEKELRGPFHQFCSGDTIEWFEKHGVELKIEDDGRMFPVSNSSQTIIDCFLNASHQLGITIVTGQSVQSIFYTEGSTGNYWKIDTQSESFLAEKLILATGSNPKIWDLLHTFGHAIITPVPSLFTFNIKDTRIKELPGIATQVTVKVKDTKLESTGSLLITHWGMSGPAILKLSAWGARILHDKNYQFKIEVNWLNDIDTEDAETLLKELKQEHAKKTVVKKSPLELQNRLWESLVLASGIGNETKWADLSKIQLQNLANQLTKGIFQVNGKSTFKDEFVTAGGIDLKEINFKTMESKLHPNLYFAGEIVNIDAITGGFNFQNAWTSGFIVANAISE; from the coding sequence ATGAATCAAGACTTTGATATTATAATTGTAGGTGGTGGAGCTGCTGGATTTTTCTCGGCTATCAACATTGTAGAGCGCAATCCAAAACTCAAAGTCGCGATTTTAGAACGGGGAAAAGAAGTGCTTTCCAAAGTTCGTATCTCAGGAGGAGGACGTTGCAACGTAACCCACGCTTGTTTTGAACCCAACGAATTGGTCAAATTCTATCCTAGGGGCGAGAAAGAATTGCGTGGTCCATTTCATCAATTTTGCTCTGGCGACACCATTGAATGGTTTGAAAAACACGGAGTCGAACTGAAAATTGAGGACGATGGCAGAATGTTTCCTGTTTCCAATTCTTCTCAAACCATCATCGATTGTTTTTTAAATGCCAGTCATCAATTAGGTATAACCATTGTAACGGGACAAAGTGTACAATCCATTTTTTATACCGAAGGCTCGACAGGAAATTATTGGAAAATCGATACGCAATCCGAAAGCTTCTTAGCCGAAAAACTCATCTTAGCTACAGGAAGCAATCCTAAAATTTGGGATTTATTACATACGTTTGGGCATGCCATTATTACACCTGTACCTTCCCTATTTACCTTTAATATCAAAGACACCCGAATTAAAGAATTACCTGGAATTGCGACTCAAGTAACCGTTAAAGTTAAGGATACCAAACTAGAATCGACAGGCTCTTTATTGATTACCCATTGGGGAATGAGCGGCCCAGCTATATTAAAATTATCTGCTTGGGGAGCGCGTATCTTACACGATAAGAATTACCAATTTAAAATAGAAGTCAATTGGCTAAATGATATAGATACCGAAGATGCCGAAACCCTTTTGAAAGAACTCAAACAAGAACATGCCAAAAAAACGGTAGTCAAAAAGTCGCCTTTAGAATTGCAAAATCGGTTATGGGAAAGTTTGGTTCTAGCCTCGGGAATTGGCAATGAAACCAAATGGGCGGATTTGTCCAAAATTCAATTACAAAACCTAGCAAATCAACTAACAAAAGGCATTTTTCAAGTTAATGGTAAAAGTACTTTTAAAGATGAATTTGTTACTGCGGGCGGAATTGATTTAAAAGAAATCAATTTCAAAACCATGGAAAGCAAATTACACCCTAACCTTTATTTTGCTGGCGAAATAGTCAATATTGATGCTATTACAGGTGGATTTAATTTCCAAAATGCGTGGACATCTGGGTTTATTGTTGCTAATGCAATTTCAGAATAA
- a CDS encoding alpha-amylase family glycosyl hydrolase — MKKNVLLLALLAVFISSNETQAQHKKTNQTAPFVWEGANLYFLLTDRFNNGDPNNDVNFNRNKETGKLRGFMGGDIKGITQKIEEGYFDQLGINAIWMTPLVEQIHDGTDEGTGYSYGFHGYWTKDWTALDPNFGTAEDLKTMVEKAHQHGIRIVFDGVINHTGPVTPQDAVWPESWVRTSPACDYKNYANTTACTLVANLPDTRTESEQNVELPAALVEKWKKEGRYEQEVKELDAFFARTGYPRAPKYYIIKWLTDYISEYGIDGYRADTAKHIEEGVWAEFKKQCNYAFATWKKNNPKKVLDNNAFYTTGEVSGYNISGGLYYDFGDKKVNYFANGFNSLINFEFKNEAKKDYESLFSYYSNTLQKELKGFGVLNYVSSHDDATPFDGKREKTFESATKLLLTPGTAQVYYGDESGRNLVIEGTQGDATLRSFMNWDDIKNNPTTKKTLTHWQKLGQFRKNHPAVGAGIHLQISATPYVFSRTFTQGKYKDQVVVGLNLVKGKKTIPTGTIFKNGAKVKDAYSGKEAVVANGKVTIDSEFDLVLLELKK; from the coding sequence ATGAAAAAAAATGTTTTACTACTAGCCCTTTTGGCTGTTTTCATTTCATCAAATGAAACACAAGCTCAACATAAAAAAACAAACCAAACAGCTCCATTTGTTTGGGAAGGCGCCAATTTGTATTTCTTGTTGACGGATCGATTTAATAACGGAGATCCCAATAATGACGTCAATTTTAATCGAAATAAAGAAACTGGAAAATTACGTGGTTTTATGGGAGGTGATATTAAAGGGATTACCCAAAAAATTGAAGAAGGGTATTTTGACCAATTAGGAATCAATGCTATTTGGATGACCCCTTTAGTAGAACAAATTCACGATGGAACGGATGAAGGAACCGGATATAGTTATGGATTTCATGGCTATTGGACTAAAGATTGGACTGCTTTAGACCCCAACTTTGGAACAGCCGAAGATTTAAAAACCATGGTTGAAAAAGCACACCAACATGGAATTCGTATTGTTTTTGACGGAGTTATCAATCATACGGGGCCAGTAACCCCTCAGGATGCGGTTTGGCCAGAAAGTTGGGTACGAACAAGCCCAGCTTGCGACTACAAAAACTACGCAAATACAACCGCTTGTACCTTGGTAGCCAATCTTCCTGACACACGTACTGAAAGCGAGCAAAATGTAGAACTACCAGCAGCTTTAGTAGAAAAATGGAAAAAAGAAGGACGTTACGAACAAGAAGTGAAAGAATTAGATGCTTTCTTTGCCCGAACAGGCTACCCAAGAGCACCTAAATATTACATCATCAAATGGTTAACCGATTATATTAGCGAATATGGAATAGACGGCTACCGTGCTGATACTGCCAAACATATTGAAGAAGGCGTTTGGGCTGAATTCAAAAAGCAATGCAACTATGCTTTTGCTACTTGGAAAAAGAACAATCCTAAAAAAGTGCTAGACAACAATGCTTTTTATACTACTGGAGAGGTTTCAGGGTATAACATCAGTGGAGGATTGTACTATGATTTTGGTGACAAAAAAGTAAATTATTTTGCCAATGGATTCAATAGTTTAATCAATTTTGAATTTAAAAATGAAGCCAAAAAAGATTATGAAAGTTTGTTCTCTTACTACTCAAACACATTACAAAAAGAATTAAAAGGATTTGGTGTATTGAATTATGTTTCGTCTCACGACGACGCTACTCCTTTTGACGGAAAAAGAGAAAAAACCTTTGAAAGTGCTACAAAATTATTACTAACTCCAGGAACGGCTCAGGTATATTATGGAGATGAGTCAGGACGAAATTTAGTTATCGAGGGAACACAAGGCGATGCAACTTTGCGTTCATTCATGAATTGGGATGATATCAAAAACAACCCAACTACTAAAAAAACCTTGACACACTGGCAAAAATTAGGACAGTTTAGAAAAAATCACCCTGCAGTAGGAGCTGGTATTCACCTACAAATTTCGGCTACTCCTTATGTGTTCAGTCGTACTTTTACTCAAGGAAAATACAAGGATCAAGTGGTCGTTGGATTGAATTTAGTGAAAGGCAAAAAAACAATCCCAACAGGAACTATTTTTAAAAATGGAGCCAAAGTAAAAGATGCGTATTCTGGAAAAGAAGCTGTTGTTGCTAATGGAAAAGTAACAATTGATTCGGAATTTGATTTGGTTCTTCTGGAATTGAAAAAATAA
- a CDS encoding glycoside hydrolase family 13 protein: MKKLLFLLLTTTFAFAQIDRVEPPFWYANMNLSEVQIMFYGKNIAQNEVSVSNGVVIKNIQKTENPNYLFVTVDTKNIPAQDLLFSFSKNKKVTFTQKYSLKSRRENSRFRKGFDSSDMIYLLMPDRFANGNPNNDSTQETIEKANRTNKDGRHGGDIEGIIKNLDYIKSLGTTALWPTPLCEDNDEKGSYHTYGQSDVYKIDSRFGTNEDYVRLSAELHQRGMKNIMDYVTNHWGYQHWMMNDLPTYDWIHQFPGFAQTNYRMTSQFDQNASKTDAQICMDGWFVKSMPDLNQSNPLVLNYLIQNAIWWIEYADLDGFRVDTYSYCDKKGIAAWTKAITDEYPHFNIVGEVWMHDQAQMAYWQKDSKIGAIQSYNSNLPSVMDFTLHDAINGGVFNENKASWDKGIIKVYENFTNDFLYPNTNNILVFAENHDTNRFNQIYQGDFKKYQMAMSLVATIRGIPQLYYGSEIGMKGDKNVGDGDIRRDFPGGWKGDSNNAFSNEGRTKEQQQFFDFTAKLFNWRKGKSVIHNGKTTHYVPENNVYTYFRYNDAESVMVIINNSDEKQDLAVARFKENTQHYSTGKDVISGQSINIKNNITIEAKSALILELK, translated from the coding sequence ATGAAAAAATTACTCTTTTTATTATTGACTACAACATTTGCATTTGCTCAAATAGACCGAGTTGAACCTCCTTTTTGGTATGCCAATATGAATTTATCAGAAGTGCAAATTATGTTCTACGGAAAAAACATTGCACAAAATGAAGTAAGTGTTTCTAATGGAGTAGTCATCAAAAACATTCAAAAAACGGAAAATCCAAACTATCTTTTTGTAACTGTTGATACCAAGAATATTCCTGCTCAAGACTTGCTTTTTTCGTTTTCGAAAAATAAAAAAGTAACATTTACCCAAAAATACAGTTTAAAATCAAGGAGAGAAAATTCACGTTTCCGCAAAGGATTTGATAGCTCCGACATGATTTATTTATTAATGCCCGATCGTTTTGCTAATGGTAATCCGAACAATGACAGCACCCAAGAAACGATTGAAAAAGCCAATCGTACTAATAAAGACGGACGCCACGGGGGTGATATAGAAGGGATTATCAAAAACCTAGACTACATCAAATCATTGGGGACTACCGCACTTTGGCCTACCCCACTTTGCGAAGACAATGACGAAAAAGGATCGTATCATACTTACGGTCAATCTGATGTATATAAAATTGATTCTCGTTTTGGAACCAATGAAGATTATGTTCGATTGAGTGCCGAATTGCACCAACGTGGTATGAAAAACATAATGGATTATGTGACCAACCATTGGGGATACCAACATTGGATGATGAATGATTTGCCTACTTATGATTGGATTCATCAATTTCCTGGTTTTGCGCAAACTAATTACCGAATGACCTCTCAGTTTGATCAAAATGCTTCCAAAACAGATGCTCAAATCTGTATGGATGGATGGTTTGTCAAATCCATGCCTGATTTGAACCAATCGAATCCTTTGGTGTTAAATTATTTAATTCAAAATGCCATTTGGTGGATTGAATATGCCGACTTAGATGGGTTCCGAGTGGACACCTATTCGTATTGCGACAAAAAAGGAATTGCTGCTTGGACCAAAGCCATTACAGATGAATATCCACATTTCAATATCGTAGGAGAAGTTTGGATGCACGATCAAGCTCAAATGGCCTATTGGCAAAAGGACAGTAAAATTGGAGCTATTCAAAGCTATAATTCCAATCTGCCTTCGGTGATGGATTTTACGCTGCACGATGCTATTAACGGAGGTGTTTTTAACGAAAACAAAGCCAGTTGGGACAAAGGAATAATTAAAGTATATGAAAATTTTACCAATGATTTCTTGTATCCAAATACAAACAACATCTTAGTTTTTGCCGAAAATCATGATACCAACCGCTTCAACCAAATCTACCAAGGGGATTTCAAAAAATACCAAATGGCGATGAGTTTAGTGGCTACCATTCGAGGAATTCCACAATTGTATTATGGTTCTGAAATTGGAATGAAAGGGGATAAAAATGTTGGGGATGGTGATATTCGCAGGGATTTCCCAGGCGGATGGAAAGGCGATTCCAACAATGCTTTTTCTAATGAAGGTCGTACCAAAGAGCAACAACAATTTTTTGATTTTACTGCCAAATTATTCAATTGGAGAAAAGGAAAATCGGTAATCCACAACGGGAAAACCACCCATTATGTTCCTGAAAATAATGTCTATACTTATTTTAGATACAATGATGCTGAAAGCGTAATGGTAATCATCAACAATTCAGATGAAAAACAAGATCTGGCTGTTGCTCGTTTTAAAGAAAATACGCAACACTATTCAACAGGAAAAGACGTAATTTCTGGACAAAGTATCAATATTAAAAACAACATCACTATCGAGGCTAAATCGGCTTTGATATTGGAACTTAAATAA
- a CDS encoding alpha/beta hydrolase, whose protein sequence is MKKIIVFLITSIAFGQIPQASTGKVHRLENFKSNYVDSRNIDVWLPEGYSGAQKYAVLYMHDGQMLYDAATTWNKQSWEVDEVAGELLFKGKTKPFIVVGIWNNGQKRHPEYFPQKPYESLSLTQKDSITAQLQKAGRTKEIFQPISDLYLKFLVTELKPYIDSHFATLTNSENTFIAGSSMGGLISMYAICEYPEVFGGAACISTHWPGTFSTQNNPIPDAFINYMELHLPNPKTHSIYFDYGNKTLDALYPDLQKKVDLLMQKKGFTNTNWTTQFFEGKDHSEKSWAERLHIPLQFLLKK, encoded by the coding sequence ATGAAAAAAATCATCGTATTTCTTATCACATCTATTGCTTTTGGACAAATACCTCAAGCAAGTACGGGGAAAGTACATCGTCTTGAAAACTTTAAATCGAACTATGTTGATTCAAGAAATATTGATGTTTGGTTACCTGAAGGTTATTCAGGTGCTCAAAAATATGCTGTTTTGTACATGCATGATGGGCAAATGTTATATGATGCAGCAACAACTTGGAACAAGCAATCATGGGAAGTTGATGAAGTCGCTGGTGAATTATTATTTAAAGGAAAAACCAAACCTTTTATTGTGGTGGGTATTTGGAATAATGGACAAAAACGACATCCCGAATATTTTCCGCAAAAGCCCTATGAAAGTTTAAGTCTAACTCAAAAAGATTCGATAACGGCTCAATTACAAAAAGCAGGAAGAACGAAAGAAATCTTTCAACCCATCTCCGATTTGTATCTAAAATTCTTGGTGACCGAATTAAAACCCTACATCGACAGCCATTTTGCTACTTTAACAAACAGTGAAAACACATTCATTGCGGGCTCTAGTATGGGCGGACTAATCTCCATGTATGCTATCTGCGAATATCCTGAGGTTTTTGGAGGAGCAGCTTGTATTTCTACCCATTGGCCGGGAACATTTAGCACTCAAAACAACCCTATTCCAGATGCTTTTATCAATTATATGGAGTTGCATTTGCCAAATCCGAAAACGCATTCCATCTATTTTGATTATGGCAATAAAACACTAGATGCCTTATATCCTGATTTACAGAAAAAAGTAGATCTATTAATGCAAAAAAAAGGTTTTACAAACACCAATTGGACCACCCAATTTTTTGAAGGTAAAGATCATTCCGAAAAATCTTGGGCAGAACGGTTACATATTCCTTTGCAATTTTTATTAAAAAAATAA